From one Microthrixaceae bacterium genomic stretch:
- a CDS encoding cytochrome c oxidase assembly protein translates to MRFWCSNTGENWTWSWQPYWGAWIVVALLGFAYYRAGAFRPEHGKGRRIGIVVGLVLLLAGIDWPLATLGAGYLITAQMVRQIIIVMIACPLLLWAAPPAAGRALVATERRKAIYRVVSSPKFTLPVALGMLIAVTAPVVVDRLITSQIGSFLMDVIWIGAGILIWLPVQPPRPLRARVQGPPQVVYLIIVSVVPLPIAFFMSWSPFPIFAEYELAPRIWDGLSAANDQELGAAIFQVVGGLVIWAQIAVRFIKMSREGNETPKFRGKLVPSQPEGVTAAVGAPRPEEGSP, encoded by the coding sequence ATGAGGTTCTGGTGCTCCAACACTGGTGAGAACTGGACCTGGAGTTGGCAGCCCTATTGGGGCGCGTGGATTGTCGTTGCCCTCCTCGGTTTCGCCTACTACCGGGCGGGTGCCTTTCGTCCCGAACACGGCAAGGGCCGACGCATCGGCATCGTGGTCGGCTTGGTGCTACTCCTCGCCGGAATCGACTGGCCCCTGGCCACGCTCGGGGCCGGCTATCTCATCACCGCGCAGATGGTCCGCCAGATCATCATCGTGATGATCGCCTGTCCGCTGCTGTTGTGGGCGGCACCGCCAGCCGCTGGGCGGGCACTGGTGGCGACCGAGCGCCGCAAGGCGATCTACCGCGTGGTGTCGAGCCCCAAGTTCACCCTTCCGGTCGCCCTCGGGATGCTCATCGCGGTCACGGCCCCCGTGGTCGTCGATCGCCTGATCACCAGCCAGATCGGATCGTTCCTCATGGACGTGATCTGGATCGGCGCCGGCATCCTCATCTGGTTGCCCGTGCAGCCTCCGCGCCCGCTTCGGGCCCGGGTTCAGGGTCCGCCACAGGTCGTGTATCTCATCATCGTGTCGGTGGTTCCGCTGCCGATCGCGTTCTTCATGAGCTGGTCGCCCTTCCCGATCTTCGCCGAGTACGAACTGGCCCCCCGGATCTGGGACGGGCTCTCCGCGGCGAACGATCAGGAGCTTGGGGCCGCCATCTTCCAGGTGGTCGGCGGCCTCGTCATCTGGGCCCAGATCGCCGTGAGGTTCATCAAGATGTCGCGCGAGGGCAACGAAACGCCGAAGTTCCGGGGCAAGTTGGTACCGTCGCAACCCGAGGGGGTAACGGCCGCTGTCGGCGCACCCCGACCAGAGGAGGGTTCGCCATGA
- a CDS encoding cytochrome c, giving the protein MIITASRARRSRRAIAAVLVVSSAWMLSACSNEPEQTLDLTGAAAEGQLIAKEMGCQGCHSIDGSNSTGPTWKDLYGAQVTLQGGDKVTVDDDYLVRSIREPNAQRREDARSAMGAYDEKRLSDDDVAKIIEFIKALS; this is encoded by the coding sequence ATGATCATCACCGCATCTCGAGCGCGTCGGAGCCGGCGGGCGATCGCCGCGGTCCTCGTCGTGTCCTCGGCGTGGATGTTGAGCGCGTGCTCGAACGAACCGGAACAGACCCTCGATCTCACCGGTGCCGCCGCCGAGGGCCAACTCATCGCCAAGGAGATGGGCTGCCAGGGGTGCCACAGCATCGACGGGTCGAACTCCACCGGTCCGACGTGGAAGGACCTCTACGGCGCGCAGGTCACGTTGCAGGGCGGCGACAAGGTGACGGTCGACGATGACTACCTCGTGCGGTCGATTCGTGAACCGAACGCACAGCGTCGCGAGGACGCCCGCTCGGCGATGGGTGCCTACGACGAAAAACGTCTCAGCGACGACGACGTCGCCAAGATCATCGAATTCATCAAAGCCCTCAGCTGA
- a CDS encoding aminotransferase class V-fold PLP-dependent enzyme produces the protein MLTTLVGDDVTVPCLDGVERTYLCLDAGASTPAFQAVADAVTGFLPWYSSVHRGAGAKSQFATRRYEEARDAVMRWVGRSDTDDIAVLCRNTTEAINIAAHRIPLGPNDTIVTTVVEHHANLLPWQRAATRSGATISYVECGRDGTFSPDDVAAAVNATVAEGRRPAVVAITGAANVTGWMPDLDPIIDHAHQHGALVLVDAAQLAPHRPLHTLRADFIAWSGHKMYAPFGSGVLIGPRRVFEHGDPFLVGGGAVNLVDLDGAMWTEAPDREEAGSPNVVGAVALHAAIDTFETLRWEAIVEHELAMAKALRHGLAGIDGVTLLGPSVDHSSTASDTLAVAAFTIDAMAHPLVAARLSHEYGIGVRHGCFCAHPYLVRLLGLSGDETRRYRHDITVGDRRNIPGAVRASVAISATGADIERFLSAVDDLAGGKPEPRPYVQDPTTGDYLPG, from the coding sequence ATGCTCACCACACTCGTCGGCGACGACGTCACGGTCCCTTGCCTCGACGGGGTCGAGCGAACCTACCTGTGCCTCGATGCCGGCGCCTCGACCCCGGCTTTTCAAGCGGTCGCCGATGCGGTGACGGGGTTTCTGCCCTGGTATTCGAGTGTGCACCGCGGCGCCGGGGCGAAGTCCCAGTTCGCAACCCGCCGCTATGAGGAGGCACGCGACGCGGTGATGCGATGGGTCGGCCGCTCCGACACCGACGACATCGCGGTGTTGTGCCGCAACACCACCGAGGCGATCAACATCGCGGCCCACCGGATCCCACTCGGCCCGAACGACACCATCGTCACCACCGTCGTCGAACACCACGCGAATCTGTTGCCGTGGCAGCGCGCCGCCACACGCAGCGGCGCCACGATCAGCTATGTCGAGTGCGGCCGAGACGGCACCTTCAGCCCCGACGACGTCGCCGCGGCAGTGAACGCGACCGTTGCAGAAGGTCGGCGGCCGGCGGTGGTCGCCATCACCGGCGCCGCGAATGTCACCGGGTGGATGCCCGACCTGGACCCGATCATCGATCACGCTCATCAACACGGTGCGTTGGTGCTCGTCGACGCAGCGCAGTTGGCGCCCCATCGTCCGCTGCACACGCTTCGGGCGGATTTCATCGCGTGGTCGGGGCACAAGATGTACGCGCCATTCGGCTCCGGGGTCCTGATCGGCCCGCGCCGGGTGTTCGAACACGGCGACCCGTTCCTCGTCGGCGGCGGCGCCGTCAATCTGGTCGACCTCGACGGGGCGATGTGGACCGAGGCCCCCGATCGCGAGGAGGCGGGGTCTCCCAACGTCGTGGGAGCGGTCGCCCTGCACGCGGCGATCGACACCTTCGAAACACTCCGATGGGAGGCCATCGTCGAACACGAACTCGCGATGGCCAAGGCGTTACGCCATGGCCTCGCCGGGATCGACGGGGTCACATTGCTCGGGCCCTCGGTCGACCACTCGTCGACGGCCTCGGACACGCTGGCGGTCGCAGCGTTCACGATCGATGCCATGGCCCACCCACTCGTCGCCGCACGCCTCAGCCATGAGTACGGAATCGGCGTTCGACACGGGTGCTTTTGTGCACACCCCTACCTCGTGCGCCTGCTCGGCCTCAGCGGCGACGAGACCCGGCGGTACCGCCACGACATCACCGTGGGCGATCGCCGCAACATTCCGGGAGCCGTGCGCGCCAGTGTCGCGATCTCGGCAACCGGCGCCGACATTGAGCGGTTCCTGAGTGCCGTCGACGACCTCGCCGGCGGCAAGCCCGAGCCGAGGCCCTATGTGCAGGATCCGACGACCGGCGACTACCTGCCCGGCTGA